One part of the Alosa alosa isolate M-15738 ecotype Scorff River chromosome 4, AALO_Geno_1.1, whole genome shotgun sequence genome encodes these proteins:
- the LOC125293806 gene encoding testis-expressed protein 49-like, which yields MAFFGVTNCGYQNPIGDRMFSKTSNTQDRERVPELPPIHPTRRPSCTDTCSIYNQPLPYSIDLHRGSQMIYREMLRRAQTPRSPNQLYVMPVTDAQHYGWWLPSNEQWTRTRRFPRKHSEMTKFVMEMSMTDHEFSLF from the exons ATGGCATTCTTCGGGGTTACAAACTGTGGTTATCAGAATCCAATTGGAGATCGGATGTTCTCTAAAACTTCCAACACTCAAG ATCGGGAGAGAGTGCCAGAATTACCTCCCATTCATCCCACGAGGAGGCCGTCGTGTACCGACACATGCAGTATCTACAACCAACCTCTCCCCTACAGCATAGACTTACATCGCGGCAGCCAAATGATCTATAGAGAAATGCTAAGACGAGCTCAAACGCCAAGAT CCCCCAACCAGCTGTATGTCATGCCCGTCACTGATGCCCAGCATTACGGATGGTGGCTGCCTAGTAATGAACAGTGGACAAGAACGCGCAGGTTCCCTCGCAAGCACAGCGAGATGACCAA ATTTGTGATGGAGATGTCCATGACTGACCACGAGTTCAGCTTGTTCTGA